DNA from Variovorax sp. PBL-H6:
GCTGGCGAACACCACGCCGCCGGTGCCGTTCCAGACCGTGCCGCGGGCATTGACGAGCTGAAGGTGGCCGTCGCTCCAACGCGCCAGGCCGGCGGCAAGCCAGCGCGCCGGCGCGTAGAGCGACAGCGCCAGCAGCGCACCGAGCAGCACGCCGAGCACGGCCCAGCCGCGGCCGGTGGCGCTGCTGGCGGAAAGGGTGCGTCGGGTAGCCATCGAATTCAACGGGGCGGCAAGCCCATGACCAGCGTGCCGTCCCAGCGCACGGCGGGGCGCTCGTTGCTCGTGCCGCCGCCCATCGGAGCAGTGCCGCCGGCGGCCGGCGCGCCTTGCGAGCTGCGCGCAAGGTGTGCTTCGCGCGGGACGGCACGTGCATTGCTGCGGGCCTGGGCCAGCCACTGGGCGAGGGTGTCGGCTGGAAGGGTGCGCACCGCGACCGTGATGCCGTCGCCGGAAGCGGCGGGCTGCAGCTGCGCATTGGGCCCGAGGCTCTGGCGCACCGAGCCTTCGAGGGCGCGCACTGCATCGTCGCGGCTCGCACGGGGTTGTGCCTGCAGGGCCTTGGCCTGGGTCTGCAGCGTGGTCATCTGCTGCAGCTGTGCATCGAGCCTGGCGTGCTCGGTGGGTGCCGCGGACAGGATGCGCAGTGCCGGCGCCAGCGCCACCCACCACAGCAGGGCCAGCAGCACCAGCGCAGCCGCAGCGCCGATCAGGCGCTGTTCGCGAGGCTCCAGCTCGGGCCACCAGGCCTGCCACCGCGCTTCGAGGGATTCGAGCCAGTTCATCGCGGCGCCTCCGCCTGAACCAGCAGCAGGTCGCCCTCGCTGCGCGCGCTGTAGCCGCGCGCGGACAGGGTTGCTGCGACCTGATTGGCTTCCGAGGGCTGCAGGCCCAAGCCGCGCAGGCGCAGCTGACCCGCGGTGTAGTCGATAGCGCTGGGGACCCGCGCCGGCGGCAGGCTGGTGGCGACGGCGCCGAGCATGGGCTCAAGGTCGATCGCCGACACGCCACCCGTGGCCTGCTGCAGCGTCGCGACCTCGCGCACCATCTGTACTGGCGCGTCGACCACCAGTTGCACCGAGGGAAAGGTCTGCCTGAGGATGTTGTTCACTGCTGCTCGCTTGTTGTTGAGTGCGTTGCGCTCCTTCCAGGCCCAGGCGTTGAGGCCAATGAGCTGCGTCAGCACGAGCACCAGCGCGCCCCAGCGCGCCAGCCGCCATTCGGGCCCGTGCCACAGCGCGCGCCATATCGCCACCAGCTTCTTGCTGGCACGCGCGCGGCCGGTGGAGGCGAGGTCGAACTGCGCAAGATCCCAGGGCGAGCGGCTGGCCTGCAGCCAGCGGGCGGGCGGTTTGACGATGGGCACGCGCCGCTCCAGCAGGCTTTCCGCGAGCTCGGCCACGGCGGGCTCCGCCAGCACCGCCGTTCCTTCCGGCACTGTGCCTACCAGCGTCGTGCCGGCGGAATCGAGCGGCAGCGGGGTGACGCCTTCGGTGTCGCAGACCACCAACTGGGCGGTGCCGGGCTCGCCGATAGCGAACATCATCGGTGCCGCGCCGGGCGGTTGCGGCGCGAATTCGGGAACGATGCGGGTGACGCGGCGGCCCGCGCTCTCGAGAGCCTGAACAACGCCGCGCAGCCAGAGCCGGTTGCATGCCGCGACCCAGACGGGCACGCCCGCGCGTGGGTCCGGCTGCAGTGCGAAGTGGAGCTGCTCCGGATCATCGAGCAGCTGGTCTTCGAGCAGGCCGTTGAGCACCGAGCGCAGGCGCACGCCGCTGGTCATGCTGCCCTGCGGAAGGGTGACCTGGTGCCAGGACAACGTGGCCGCGGGCACACACAGGATCAGTTCGTCGCCGCTCGGCAGAAGGGCGGGTGGCGCGCTGCCTTGCGATCGCAGCTTGCGCCCGTCGCTGGACCACGCCGCCCAGCCGTAATCGCCGCCGGCAGGCGCAGGAGGAAGAGGGGCGGTGACGAGCAGCAGGGCCATGTTCAATTGGGGGTCGCCATTGTAGGACGATGGTTCACATCTGATGCTACAAAGTTGATAGCGCTTTCTGCCCAAGGCATGGGGCGCTGCGATGCATTTAATCCCATAAGCGTGACCAAAGGTTTCGGCTTCAGGACTTAGGAGCCATGGACGTGGCGCCTGCGCCACGTTCACGCCATAGGATCCGCAACTCGAGGTTGTCGCGCCGCAGCAGTGAGTGCTCCTCGACCCAGGCATTGCCAAGCCTGATTCGGCCCTGCACTTCGAAGAAGTTGGTGCCGACGCTGTGCTGCTGGCTGTTGAACTGGCCGGCGCCTTGAGCGAGCACTTTGTTGGCGTCTTCCTGGGTGCGGAAGTAGCGCGTGGCGCGCTGCGCGACGACGCGCTTGGCGCTCGCCAGGTCGAGAGAGGGCACGCTGGCTGCAAGCGCTTCGGCGCTCGCGGTGTTGATGTTGAGCGGCGTGCGCGTGGGCAGGATGGTGACGTAAGGTTCCAGCGCCGTCACCGTGGAGGGCGACAACCCGAGCCAGATGAGTTGGGCCGTGCGCTGCGGCAGAAGTGGGCCGGACGCCGAGGTGTCGGTGGTGGGCTGCGTGGCTGCACCTGCGCCCGCGCCCGCGCCTCCCCCTGTTCCTGTTCCTGTTCCAGTTGCAGTTCCAGTTGCAGCGCCCGTCCCCGCGCCCACGGAGGCGGCCGGCGGCAGGGCACGCCTGAGCTGCGCTGCGAGTACCGGCACCTCCTGCACGGGAAGGCCCAGCATCTCGAACAGCTTGGTGAAGACGGCGATCTCTGCCGGCACCGGCGCGCCGTTCAGCACCATGTTCATCACGTTCAGCTTGGATTGCGCGTCGATGATCCGGCCCTGGAGAAAGGCCTCGGGCAAGCCCTCGAGGGCGTCGCTGGCGATGTTCTTGTCGGCCGCGAGGAAGCTCGACAGCTTGGCTTCCTCCAGCGGCACAGCCCATGGCTCGGCCAGGTGATCGGGGCCGGCGCCTCCACCGGCCCGGGCGTCCTCGCGCAGGATCAGGCGCGACCAATCGAGCGCGCCGACCAGGACCCAGGCCGATTGCACGCGCGCCCGTTCGGCCGCCTCGATCTCGACGGCGCGCCACTGCTGCCAGAGCGATGCAGCTGCAAAGG
Protein-coding regions in this window:
- the gspM gene encoding type II secretion system protein GspM produces the protein MNWLESLEARWQAWWPELEPREQRLIGAAAALVLLALLWWVALAPALRILSAAPTEHARLDAQLQQMTTLQTQAKALQAQPRASRDDAVRALEGSVRQSLGPNAQLQPAASGDGITVAVRTLPADTLAQWLAQARSNARAVPREAHLARSSQGAPAAGGTAPMGGGTSNERPAVRWDGTLVMGLPPR
- the gspL gene encoding type II secretion system protein GspL yields the protein MALLLVTAPLPPAPAGGDYGWAAWSSDGRKLRSQGSAPPALLPSGDELILCVPAATLSWHQVTLPQGSMTSGVRLRSVLNGLLEDQLLDDPEQLHFALQPDPRAGVPVWVAACNRLWLRGVVQALESAGRRVTRIVPEFAPQPPGAAPMMFAIGEPGTAQLVVCDTEGVTPLPLDSAGTTLVGTVPEGTAVLAEPAVAELAESLLERRVPIVKPPARWLQASRSPWDLAQFDLASTGRARASKKLVAIWRALWHGPEWRLARWGALVLVLTQLIGLNAWAWKERNALNNKRAAVNNILRQTFPSVQLVVDAPVQMVREVATLQQATGGVSAIDLEPMLGAVATSLPPARVPSAIDYTAGQLRLRGLGLQPSEANQVAATLSARGYSARSEGDLLLVQAEAPR
- the gspK gene encoding type II secretion system minor pseudopilin GspK is translated as MKRPAPLASRPQRGAALLTAMLTVTLVATFAAASLWQQWRAVEIEAAERARVQSAWVLVGALDWSRLILREDARAGGGAGPDHLAEPWAVPLEEAKLSSFLAADKNIASDALEGLPEAFLQGRIIDAQSKLNVMNMVLNGAPVPAEIAVFTKLFEMLGLPVQEVPVLAAQLRRALPPAASVGAGTGAATGTATGTGTGTGGGAGAGAGAATQPTTDTSASGPLLPQRTAQLIWLGLSPSTVTALEPYVTILPTRTPLNINTASAEALAASVPSLDLASAKRVVAQRATRYFRTQEDANKVLAQGAGQFNSQQHSVGTNFFEVQGRIRLGNAWVEEHSLLRRDNLELRILWRERGAGATSMAPKS